GCACAATTATAGGTTTGACGttctaaaattgaaatttaaatactcCTTaacttaattgataaaaaacatattcaatCTGCATGCAGCAATCAATATAGAGAACAAATTGGTTGTCATTAGtctgtgtaaatatatataacgaacagattgaatttaatattttcattgaaaatttaggAAATACAAAACTAGattaattatataacaattaattaagttaagaaaacaagaaaaataagtGAATGTAATAAAGTCTTTACACTGAGTGTTTTGTCAGTTGAATTCCAATCCATTAAGGCACAcacttcaatatttttatccaaaaaaacACATCCCCTGCCttgaaatatagaaaataaatataatctgCAGTCCTCTGAGCTTTCCCCACCGATTTCCAAAAAGACATCACCACTCAGAGGCTggatattttgatgaatttcaGAACTTGCAGTAGAATTTTCACTTCGGTGATAACTTGATGGCGGCCTGTCAGTAGAAGACGCAGTTTCCTAAaaatgagaatataaaatcccCTTTAAATAACTATATAAGGGAAAAACTCATAAttcttttattcaatttttaaattacaagtCCATATCGTAAATGCATGTACTGTATAAAGTAAGAAATTTatctaatgaaataaaaagctAATTACAGCTTTTCTTGATTTAATTTTGGTTGAGGCACTTGAGGGTTTCCAGGGACGTCTCTTGGTTGGAAGTTTGGAAAAGTCCAATCCACATTCTCCCTGTACAATGAATCTTTTCCTCCAGTTTTCCACTGTAGGTTGAACCCtctgttttaaagaaaattaaagtatatgatataaataacatataaatacagataatttttaaatacactgtacctccaggattaaaaaaaaatacataccttttttttaacatctttaGGATCCATTTTAGATTTTGGAGATTCTACATACGGGATTGAAGACTTGACAAGTCTGCAAATTCTTCTGTGTAAATTAACAGTACGTAAATTTGTGATTTATTGATCTAagtgatatatattatattatcatggataaaatgtaaaatgtaaaattcatatatttgtAGATGCCTAATTAAAGGCAAGGGGTTCACATCTAAGTAAAATCACGAGAAGCATATATCTTGcagatttaaaattataaatctcTTTAATATGAACATGCAGTATGTAAATTACACATGTGTGATCTACTATTATAGCTGATATAAGTAATATAAATCAtggataaaaatttaaaaattacatattctagaatctgcaaaaaaaaatgacatggcATTATTTACATCGCAtccaatatattattttcattccaaaatgataatttaatgcttaaaatatacACCCTTAATCACTGAATATTGAGATTATATCTATTGCATGCCAAATTAACAAAACcaagctaaacatagtttcacatttGATAAATTTGGTTTATTGACTGGTAACTATAGTGTTATGAGCAGCAAACTAATAGTTAACAATTTGATAACTATAGTATTCATctgtaaatttatatttaacgattacaatagattttgctgataaatatagattcatgcacgtctgtaaactataatttacatttgttaactatagttaagagttgttagtcatagtttcacaatcgtgaaactatatttatcagataaattatgttttgcaatagcaaatggttgttttcagtcttaattatagttttacacttctgaaacatagatACCGGTAATAGCGTTAACTATGGTTAACAGATGTGAATTAATATAGATTAACTGCGTTAAATAAAGTTTCAAAGATGATAAACTAGATTTATTGACTGTTAAGTTTAGTTTAAGGATGCTAACTATCGTTAACAATATttgactgttaactatagtttacgaaccgTTAATTATAGTTAACGATTCATTAACTATTATATAGTTAATGATTcattaactatagttaacgattcgCTTACTGTAGTTTTCATCTGCAAAACCatatttaacggttgtaaacttAGCTAGTTTCGAATGAAAAATCTAAGTATATCTGTCTGCAAATAACGTTAACGATAtatattttgctgataaatatagagattcacatctgtaaactataatttgcatttgttaagagttgttaatcatagttttacACTTATCAGATAAACCATGTTTTGCAATCACAAATGGCTGTTTCCAGTGTTATACTGtaagtttatataatatatatataaccccTCTGAAACATAGATGATCCCGTTATAACTatatggtttacagatgtgaattaCAAATTTTCGTCATTAATAATAgttttctgtccgtaaactataatttataaCCGTTAAACCtatagtttatcgactgtgaaactataatattagcttactttttttatctaataatttatataacccctctgaaacatagatgatccggtttacagatgtgaaatacaGGTTTTGTCGTTAATAATAGTTTTCTGTCCATAAACTATAATAAATTCATAACcgttaaacctagtttatcgactgtgaaactatgattagcttatttttattaatttggcgtgccatatacccccctccccccgagACGTCAAGATCGAGGGCTGGTATGATGATTTAATGATATACAGCAACCTCGGGCTAATATAGGATGCGATATAAAATTTGCCATGTAGTAGGCCTaatctaaaaatatttcattcatagTATACGAAATATTTTACCTGTATACCTTAGTTACAAATCATTTTTGCTCTGCTTGCAATATTTCCAGGTGAAACCGACATGTCAAACTGAGATACACAGATACACCAATACCTtccttttcaataaaaaaaaatatacgcttaattataagtatatatatcaGCGGTGAATTTATGGCATTAATACACAGGATGTCTAGTAAGGTTAACGTAAAATGAAAGCGGAAAGTAAACAGAATTTGGCGCATGCGCAATGAAGATGGTGCTAAGGCTGGTGCTAAGATAGTAGATTACACTACTATAATACCTCCATGGCGACGCCAGGGAAAAAAGCTCCGACTCAAAGTCCAGAACCTGAAAATGGTCTATCTGTCGCGTATCTTGTTGCTTACAATGTGTTGCAGATGATAGGGTaagataaatatgaaatatttgtttcatatttgcAATGTGTAGCATTATTGATTTATTCTGTGCTGAGTGTGCTCCTTTGAGATTTTAGGGGAGGGTTGCTCCCTGGGTAACAGTCAAATCGACACATGTTCATTTAGGCATTTACACATCTATATAGTCAATTCGGTACTgaatgaaatagaaaaaaactgtcaagtataattaattattttaaaaaaaaatgcatttaagtTTGCATCTATTGTTGGATGAAAGATGACTTGGAACAGACCAGGATTTAAAAGTAGGACTGGTCTTAATCTATAGTCAAGTAATATAACAACTCAGCTATCTGACGATGACAATTGAACCAATTAGACTGTCACATTCCTCCCagctattctcttttgagaagtggacaggcatagcctacatccatgtctcttcgcaagccctcatattttaaattgattctggaaaacgtgtaaatgtGGGAACCAGAGACGGTTTAGGCTTCGACCAATATTTCGACTCCAgtttccctatattttcgtaaAGACCcattatttcttcattttaaacattaatgcaTGCATATATCAAAAAACAACACTAACCTGCTGTCTGTACTTCTAATTGACAATTCTAGTAGATTAAACTGAACCCAGCTAATGCTTGTTGGGGTCATCTTCTGTGATATGGTTCACTTTTGATATCCAATCTGTGTCTTATGCCCAGGTTGGTTTCAGTGTAATATTTATAAagctaagtacatgtatatactgaatTAACTTGAGAATGCTATactgtgcatgtacatgtatcttcataAATGTAAAAGTGGGATTAATTCTCTCTGAAAGAgtctttgtgttttcattgtcattcatcttattttatttatttctagatGGACACTCTTAATGTTTAAATTAGTCTATCACATGGCCTTTGAAAAAACTGTTGCTGGATTGTATGACGAAGTCGCAACTTTCCTGAATATTTTTCAAACGGCAGCAATTTTAGAAGTAAGTCAAGTTATTATACAGAAATTTCATAAATGTGATGTGCATTAAACAGAATTAtgcattccattttttttttaatgtgtgatttttatattttttttattcaccatttgttattttttaactaCAAAGTTTCCATGACAAAATGAAGGTTATTTTAGAGTTCTTTGATTTAATATGCACACTGATTTTGCAAACCACAAATTATTGGTGAGAATTTGTTCAAATATTGAACTGCTGTATCCCTGGTACTTTTTCAACGTACATGTAAGATTGAACATAATATAGACAAAGTGTAAAAAGATTTATTGCTGTACTTCACTGAACCTGTGACAGATTCTTCACTGTGCTCTGGGGTTGGTGCGGTCCAGTGTGGTGCTTACAGCCTTCCAGGTGTTCTCCAGAGTTTTTCTCACCTGGGCAATTACCTACAGTGTTCCATCGGTAAGTCTTATGATTACCTTTATCAATGGcctattttacttttttgtacATTACAGTACGTGTATTAGAGATATCAGTTACTGGTGACTTAGTTATTTGTCATATTTACGGTACTTGGGAAGTCTTCATGTGCTTTTGAAAACTGTCCCTTGCCAAGTCTGTCTATTTCTATCAACTGGATTGATGATTTATTGGGACTGTATTGGGACATTAACTGAAAATATACTTTTGTTTATCAGGCTGCCAAAGTAAAAAGTATTCTTTGCCACAATTTATGTACTATGATGGATAATGTCAATTCGCATGATGAAATCATAAACAAATATTGACTAATT
This genomic window from Magallana gigas chromosome 5, xbMagGiga1.1, whole genome shotgun sequence contains:
- the LOC136275391 gene encoding uncharacterized protein isoform X1; translation: MDPKDVKKKRVQPTVENWRKRFIVQGECGLDFSKLPTKRRPWKPSSASTKIKSRKAETASSTDRPPSSYHRSENSTASSEIHQNIQPLSGDVFLEIGGESSEDCRLYLFSIFQGRGCVFLDKNIEVCALMDWNSTDKTLSNVKPIIVQKMPQLGYACSCDSDRHYFMNKVRSCTSEDVEELYAGCIHVEAAKELCRKFKNLYSVEENSEEITVSEDHRYSEENSCTQEKVYVISYVLIFKYHLGGGGGGFGWSSSQYDMIYPP
- the LOC136275391 gene encoding uncharacterized protein isoform X2 translates to MDPKDVKKKRVQPTVENWRKRFIVQGECGLDFSKLPTKRRPWKPSSASTKIKSRKAETASSTDRPPSSYHRSENSTASSEIHQNIQPLSGDVFLEIGGESSEDCRLYLFSIFQGRGCVFLDKNIEVCALMDWNSTDKTLSNVKPIIVQKMPQLGYACSCDSDRHYFMNKVRSCTSEDVEELYAGCIHVEAAKELCRKFKNLYSVEENSEEITVSGNGSFMATCIYERPVRKLLTPKKIA